The following nucleotide sequence is from Flavobacterium sp. N1736.
AAGAAGAACAAGAAACCTGTAATGTTTCCTTATGATTAGATACAGAGAGAATTTGATCTCCTTTTTTTATTTGTCCCGTTTTATAAGCCGGACCATTCGGATCGATTTCGTCGATTATAATTTCGTTCTTCTCATTTAAATTCACCGTCATTCCCAAAGACAAATGCTCTTTTGATAACGAGGCAACAAAACTTGATTTAGAATCATCACTAAAATAAGCCGTATGCGGGTCAAAATAAGTACAAAAGAAATTATACAATTTTTCTTCCTGTTTAATATTAGTTTCAAGAAGTGTGTTTATTCGGCAAATTTCATTGGATAAAATCAATTTTTTAGAGGCGAGTTCAATAGATTTGAAATTTGCCTTAATAGAATCCAGATTTTCACTCGATTCAGCCATATCATCTAATATTTGATAGCGAAGTTTTTTAGTCCATACCTTTTCAAGATCTTCTTTTTTAAGATAAAAAGCAAATGATTTTTTATAAAAACGAATCGTATCTTTCCTGGTATAATCAATGGTTCCTGCCTCTATTTTTTCTAAAACAGCTTTAGTTCTCAAAAGACCGTTTTTATATTTAGTAGTAATATCTGCCAAAAAACTGCAGTCGTTACTCAAAATTAAATCATCGAGTTGCAAGCGATATTTTTGAGCCATTTCATCATATTCGCTTTTAAAAAATATATTTCTTGAAGGATCTAACTCATCTATAAGATTATCAAAAACAAAAATAGATAAACTGTCATCTACCGGTTTTGGACGTACATGTTCTGCCTGAATAAGCGTATTTATTTTGTTGACAATTTCGCATGTTGGGTCGCTATTTTGACTAAATAGTAAGTTTGTAGTTAATACCAATACTAATAATATTCTTTTCATAAATAGCGAAAATCTTTGTTTGTATTAAAGTTACGCTTATTTTTCGATACCCGTTTATATTTTTTCTAAAATATCTTACAGGAAAATCACTTTTATATTGCTATTATTTTAAAAAGTTTTCGCCACGAATTCCCGAATTACTTCAGCTAAAATTCGTGAATTTGTGGCGAAAAAAAATGCGCTATTTATTAAGTAGCGCATTTTCAAAATTTATATGTTTAAAAAACTATTTCTTGTAAAAAGGTAATTTTACCACTTTTGCCGGAACATCATTTTTTCTGATTCTGATAAAAATATCGCTGTCAATAGCACTATTATTTACAGTAACATATCCCAAACCAATCCCTTTATTCATTGAAGGCGACATAGTTCCTGAAGTTACAACGCCAATTACAGCACCAGATGCGTCAACAATTTCATAATCATGTCTTGGTACAGCACGTTCCTGCATTTCAAAAGCAACTAATTTTTTAGTAACACCCGCTTCTTTTTGTTTTTTCAAACTTTCAGAATTCGTAAAATCTTTTGTGAATTTTGTAATCCATCCTAAACCGGCTTCAAGCGGAGAAGTCGTGTCGTTAATGTCATTTCCGTACAAACAGAAACCCATTTCCAAACGCAAAGTATCACGAGCCGCAAGACCAATAGGTTTAATTCCAAAAGCAGCTCCGGCTTCAAAAACTTTATTCCAAACCTGTTCAACTTCGCTGTTCTTGCAGTAAATTTCAAATCCGCCAGAACCTGTATATCCGGTTGCCGAAATAATTACATGCTCAATTCCTGCAAAATCAGCCACCTCAAAATGGTAATAAGGAATTGCAGCTAAATCTATAGAAGACAAAGGCTGCATCGCTTCAACCGCTTTTGGACCCTGAATCGCCAATAAAGAATAATCATCAGAAAGATTTTTCATGTCAACACCCAAATCATTGTGCGAAGAAATCCAGTTCCAGTCTTTTTCAATATTCGAAGCATTTACAACCAATAAATACTGCTCATCTTTCATTTTATATACAATCAAATCGTCTACGATTCCGCCATCATTATTTGGCAAACACGAATATTGTGCTCTTCCAATAGTCAAAGTCGAAGCATCATTCGAAGTCACTTTCTGAATCAAAGCCAACGCATTTGGACCCGTCAACAAAAATTCACCCATATGCGAAACGTCAAAAACGCCAAGACTGTTACGAACTGTTTCGTGTTCAGCATTTACACCTTCGTAAGTAATAGGCATATTGTAACCGGCAAACGGAAGCATTTTTGCTCCCAAACTCTCATGTATGTGCGTAAGTGCAGTATTTTTCATTGTGTTGTTTTATAAAATTGTGTCGCAAATTTATTCAAAAAATATCTAAAATAGATAGTCTAAATTATAAAATTCGCAATAATTAGAAGCTATTTCCTGCTATCCGCTATATCTTTTATATTTTAAAGAAAAATATAAAAGGATATCGCTTCTATCAGGGCTAGGGATTTAAGATAACAAGAAACAATTTCTTCTTCAAAATTTTATGTAACTTTAGTAACCTAAAAATTTATTACTACCAAATAAGGAATAAGGCACAAGAACCAGCACAAATCAAAAAATCCGTTTCAATCCGCGTTTTTTACAAAGTAAATCCGTTTCATCCGCGTTACAAACAACCATAAACCTGAACCAAAAGTGATTAAAATTAAAATATAAGCCAAATGAAAGATCCATTTTTAATTACAAAACAAGATATTTTAAAATTCTATAAACCCATAAATCCTCACACACATAAAGGACTTCAGGGACATGCCGTGATTATTGCCGGAAGTTATGGCAAAATAGGAGCAGCCGTTTTAGCATCAAAATCCTGTTTAAAATCCGGCTGCGGACTCGTAACGACTTTTACACCAAAATATGGTTATCAAATCCTTCAAACCTCCATTCCCGAAGTTATGGTTATCACCGATGAAAATACCAATTTCATCACAAATATTCAGCTTTCAATACAACCGCAAGCAATTGGAATTGGACCCGGAATAGGGCAGGAGCTAGGTACACAAAAAGCATTATTTGAATTTTTAAGAATCAATAAAATACCTTTGGTTCTTGATGCCGATGCATTAAACATCTTATCAGAAAACCAATCCTGGCTCGAATTAGTTCCTGAAAACACCATTTTAACACCACACCCAAAAGAACTCGAACGCCTAATTGGCAAATGGAATTCAGAATCGGAAAAGTTTCAAAAAACAATTGCTTTCTCAGAAAAATACAAAGTAATCATCGTCATGAAAGGCGCGCCAACTTACATCATAAATAAAGCAGAAATCTACGAAAACACAACCGGAAATGCCGCATTAGCAACAGCCGGAAGCGGAGATGTTTTAACCGGAATCCTGACAAGTTTATTAGCACAAGGCTACGAACCTAAATATACTGCAAAACTCGGCGTATTCCTCCACGGATTAACCGCAGATATTGCCCTGCCACAAACAGGTTATCAATCGTTTATAGCTTCAGATATTATAGAGAATTTAGGAAAAGCTTTTTTGGAATTAGAGAATGGGATAATTAGATAATTAGAGAATGGGATAATGAGATAATTAAATATAATGCACAAAATTCATTTATAAACTTTTGTTTGCAAACTAAAGTCTATATAAAAAAAGCGTATAAAAATCCGCGTTAATCTGCGTCTTCGCTTTAGCGAATCCGTTTCATCCGCGTACATTTTTCACAATCTCTATACAAACTAAAGTCTACACAAAATTAGTAATTGCGAGGAACGAAGCAACCCTACTAACAATAGACTCAAAGTTTGATTTTGTAAGTGTGATTGCTTCGTTCCTCGCAATGACATAAAGAGCGTGTAAAAATCCGTGTTAATCTGCGTTTTCGCTTTAGCGAATCCGTTTCATCCGCGTACATTTTTCACATAAAACTTTGCGATCATTACGCTTAAACAAACAAAAAATCTAAGAAGTCTAAGTAAGTCTAAAAATCTAACAATCTAAATTAGTAAGTTTGTATTCCAGTAAATACTGCTTATGAAAAACTTCGATCTTAGAACCGTAAACGTTACGCGTTATATAACACCACTACGCGAAGGCGGTTCTTTACCCGCTTTGGCAGAAGCCGATGACGATTTTAAATACGTCTTAAAATTTAAAGGAGCCGGTCACGGTGTAAAAGCTTTAATAGCCGAATTAGTGGGCGGACAAATTGCAAAAGCTTTAAAATTACAGCTTCCCGAATTGGTTTTCGCCAATCTTGACGAAGCCTTTGGAAGAACCGAAGCCGACGAAGAAATTCAGGATTTACTGCAAGGAAGTCAGGGATTAAATCTGGCACTTCATTTTTTATCAGGAGCCATTACTTTTGATCCTGTTGTTACAACTGTTGATGCTAAATTAGCCTCACAAATCGTTTGGCTGGATGCTTATATTACCAATGTCGACCGTACTTTTAAAAATACAAATATGCTGATCTGGCATAAAGAATTATGGCTAATCGATCACGGTGCGTGTTTGTATTTTCATCATTCCTGGAATAATTGGGAACAACATGCCAAGAGTCCGTTTGCTTTGATAAAAGATCACGTTTTATTGCCGCAAGCCTCACTTTTAAAAGAAGTCGACGCAGAATTCAAAACGCTTTTAACACCCGAAATTTTAAAAGAAATTGTAAATACAATTCCCTTAGAGTGGCTGCAATGGGAAGATACGGATGAAACACCGGAAACTTTGCGAAGCGTATACTTACAATTTTTGCAAACGAGATTAAATAATTCCGAAATCTTTGTAAATCAGGCTCAAAATGCAAGATAGTCACTTATATGAATATGCAGTAATTCGCGTAGTACCAAGAGTTGAGCGCGAAGAATTCCTGAATATCGGAATCATTTTATTTTGCAAAAAAGCCAAATTTATAAAAGTATTGTCCCATATCGACGATGCAAAAATAGAAACCCTTTCAAACGATTTTGATATCGAGCAATTGCATTGTAATGTTACCGCATTAAAGAAAATTGCAGCCGGAGAAAAAGACGGCGGACCAATTGGCGAAATGGATATTCCTTCGCGTTTTCGTTGGTTAACCGCAATCCGAAGTTCGGCAATTCAAACTTCAAGACCACATTCTGGATTATGTCAGGATTTAGAGAAAACAATTCAGAGATTATTTGAAGAGTTGGTGCTTTAAAAGAGGTTCAAAGGTTTACTTTAAAAAGAGGTTCAAAGGTTCATAGATGCAGAGGTTCAAAGGTTTTTCTTTGTGACTCTGCAATTAAAAAAACTTAGCGAATCTTTGCGTAACCCTTTGCGAACTTTGCGATAAAACCTGAAACTTGAAACCTGAAACCTAAAACTTGAAACCTAAAACTTGAAACCTAAAACTTGAAACTTGAAACCTGAAACCTGAGAAAAAAAACTAAATTTTCTTAAAAATCCAATATTCCCGAAAGACATTCATTAGAAAAATGAAGCGTTATATTTTCCTTTTTTTGATTTTCAATAACTAATAAATCATGAGGTTTTAGATTGTATGGCTTCTCATTAATTTTAATAACTGTTGTATCTAAAGAAAATAAAAATATTATTTGAGCATTATAATTTTGATCATTATTGGTTAATTTCAGTTTGTGATGACTTATTTTTTTAGAAACCATCCAATTGAAATCAATGCCTTTTGTAAAAGAAGTCACTTCATCATCAGAATTAAATTCCATGATTTCATATTTCTCATAGATTCTTTTTTCTTTGTTTACCTCAATATCTAAGCAGTTATCAAGCATAACCAAGTATCGGGAATAACCTTTAAATTTGGTAAACTCTGACGGCACTTTCTCTATTGTAGCACTGCTTATTCTAAATACAAAATCTCTATCAGTATAGTTTGCTGTTTTCGGATATATCATATATTCATACGTCAATCCACCACTCCAAATAGAGGCTTTACTATTTTTTTTAGGAAAAAGTTGTATGTTCATTTATTGAATAAGGTTCAAAGGTTCAGAGGGACAAAGGTTCAAAGGTTTAAAGGTTTTCCGCAGAGATCTTTACCTTCTTTCTTGTGATATTACAGAAAAAAGAATAAATATTACAAAGCCTAAAATTGTATTTATTTTCATTTATTGAAATATTTATTAGGACTTCAAATTTCCGGATACATCTTCAAGCCTGCTTTAAATTAACTTAGATCACTTATAGGGTGATTTTTTTTAGATTTTTTTCTCTAAAAAGATAAATTCCAAAGGTGTATTTGAAATATTAATATGAATATCGCTTGAAGGAAAAGCTTCTTTTTCTCCCGTTTCAACATAACCGTGACGTTTGTACCACGCAATAAGTTCTGCACGAACCGAAACAACGGTCATACTAATAGTAGATAATCCTAAAGTTTTTGCATGGTTTTCACCTTCAGCCAATAGTTTTTTTCCAATGCCGGCATTTTGCAATTCAGGCGAAACAGTTAACATTCCCAAATACAATTGATCTTCTTTTTCTACTAACAAAACAGAACCAATAATTCTATCATTCTCGGTATATTTCAGGAACGTATTTTTAGGATCTGAAATGATTTGCGTTAATTCTTCTTCGGTTGTTCTTTTTCCTTCTAATAAATGCGCTTCTGTAGTCCAGCCTTTTTTAGAAGTTTCACCTCTGTATGCTGAATTTATTAAGGTTGTTAATGCTGGAATGTCTTGTAATGTTACTTTTGAAATCATAAAATGTGTATGCTGTAAATAATTGTCGTATTCAATCGAATTTTTCGATAAATGTAAGGAAATATATAAATAAAAATATGAAATTTGTTTAGAACAGAAAATCAAGAAAGTATGGGTAGAATGCATTTATTTGAATTTGAAGATCAACAATGGCTTCCTGAATTTATTAGAAATTATATAACTGATTTTTTACAGTTTCTGTCGAATAATACCGCCATGTATAAAGGAATTTTACCCATAATAGAAAAAGGACTAAAAGAAAGTAAAACGAATCAAATTATCGATTTGGGTTCAGGCGGTGGAGGCGGATTAATTTGGCTGAACAACGAATTACGAAAAAACAACCCCGATCTTAAAATTTTGCTGACGGATTATTTTCCTAATATTCCTGCATTCGAGCACACACAAAAGCAAGCAGATAATTTCGAATTTATAAAAACGCCAGTCGACGCCAAAAATGTTCCTGAAAATCTAAAAGGACTTCGAACACAATTTTTGTCTTTTCATCATTTCAAACCCAAAGATGCACAGCAAATTCTGCAGAATGCTATTGATAAAAACAGCCCAATTGCCATTTTTGAAGGGCAGGAAAGGACTGTTACAAGTATCCTTGCAATGATTTTTTCACCATTTACTGTTTTCTTGACAACGCCTTTTATAAGACCATTTAAGATTGGCAGAATTATTTTTACGTATTTGATTCCAATTGTGCCATTATTGGTTTTATGGGATGGCGTTGTATCTTCATTAAGAACTTATTCTGTTGAAGAAATGAATGCTTTAATCGCAAATTTAAACAACAAAGAAACTTACAATTGGGAAGTTGGAAAAGTAAAATCCGGACCTACTAAGATTTTGTATCTTGTAGGGACTAAGAAATAGTTTTTATTTTAAGTCTTTTGGTTTCAAGAGCGGCAAATTGAATTGACTCCAGCTTTAGCTGGAGAAACAGAATTACATTAGAAAATGGCTTTAGCCGAATCTTTTGTATTTTTTGGCTAAAGCCGAATTTGTCAATTTATATAAATTATGAAAAGAGTATCTTACAAAAACAAGTTTGTTTTTTACCGAAATTTATTTTCGTTTAAGAATTTTAAATATCTTTGAATTATGAGTACAGCAATAAAACCAAAACATATCGGCAGAAATATAAGCCGTATCAGAGAGCTTAAAGATATGAAACAAGAAGCACTGGCATATGCTTTAGGAATAAGTCAGCAGACAATTTCGGCTATTGAAAACAGCGAAACTGTAGAAGAACAAAGATTAATTGAGATAGCAAAAGCTCTTGAAGTTTCTGTTGAAGCAATTAAGAACTTTTCTGATGAAGGTGTTGTTAATTATTTTAATAGTTTTCATGATAATATTGTTACAACAGGAAGTATCTTTGCTACAAATTGTACTTTTAATCCTTTAGATAAAGTAGTTGAACTTTACGAACGTTTGGTGCAAGCTGAAAAAGATAAAGTTGAGTATTTAGAGAAATTATTGAACGGGAAGTAACAGTTTTTGAAGATATATAAAAATGAAAAGAGACCTTTGATGAGGTCTCTTTTTTGTTTTCATTTTTTGGTTTTTGAGTCTCTTTGTGTTCACGAGCGGGACGCTCGCGTCAGCAGGGGAAAAAATTAAAATATAAATTAACTTTTACAATATTCTACTAAAGATTTTATTCTTCTATTTCTGTTATAAAAACTTTTAGTACCTGCAGACATTGATGATTTGTAAATTTTAATGTTTGGGTCTTGTGATTTTAATAGATATTCGGTGTAGAATTTTTCTACCTTAGTTTTCAAATTTTCATAATCAATATCTTCAATTTTATTCTCTTTTAAAAGTTCTACAGTTAATCCCCAAAGTGCATAGATATGACTAACACCTTCAACTTTTAACTTTTTATAATCAAGGTTTAATCTAGATAAAATTTCGACACTTTCCATAAATTTTTTTTCAAAAGAAGTAATTTGAGTAGAGTCAGATTTACTATACTGAGAAATTTTTTCGTCAATGATTTCTGGTTTATCTCCAATTTTAATTTCATCTTCAATTGAAGTAAGAAGTAATTCTATAATAAATTCTTCATCTTCTAATCTATTTCTTTGTAATTTATCTAAAATTGGTTTTAGAGTTTCGTTACCGGCTAATATTTTTACTAATTTTAAAAAGTTTGAATCATTAAATTTTGCATTTCTAAGTTCTTGTTTCGTAAGTGGCTCACCATTCCTGTTTAGTCTGTCAAAAATATTATTAACAATATCTGATACATCAGTATCGATATATTCTACAGTAATATCATATCTCCAAAATACTTTTTTCCAGTCAGTTAGTTCTGGTTTGTCAAGATCTTTAAAATTGATATTTGATAAATCTTCTGAACCAAATCCGTCAGAATGAAAATCTTCAGGGGTATTAATTTTATTTGCTATAAAATCTAAAATTGAAGTAAGTCTTTGTTTTCCATCAATTACATCATACATTGTTTTGCCAGATGTTTCATCAATATGTTGATGTAAAAAGATGGGTGGAATTGGAAAATTTTTCAAAATAGTATCGATTAGAAAAGATTTTTTACTTTCACTCCAAACATCACTTTTACGCTGATAGCTTGGATCAAAATTATATTTGTTTAACTGAAAGTTTTCCCAAAAAGTTGCAATATTTATTGTGGTGCTATTTCTATTTAATATTTTCATCTTAAATGAGTGGTTTTGAATTGTTATAAAAAATTACTTTATCGAACAAAGTAGTTATTATTGCATTGAATACTTTTGGAGTATAAGGATTTATAACTTTAACTTCATCTATTTCAGGATTAATGCTAGTTAAGATTGAGTCTATTTCTAATCGATCAACGTGCCAATAAGACAACCCACATATTATTAACTCATCATTTTTATTTAGTGATTTTGCAACTTCTTTTGCGTTATCTCTAATTTCTTTAGCCCATTTAAAATCTAATCTACTCGAGTCGCCTGCGGGAGGAATAATTGCATTTACGGAATTTAAAGCATCGATATTATTATATTCAATTTTAAACTCACTAATTTCTCCATCATTAGAATCACTATCATAACGGATTGCGAAAGCTTCTTTTTGTTTTTTAACTCGATGAGAAAAACTTATTGAACCATGAGGTTTATATATTTTTATTTTTTTGCTTTGATCATCAAGTTTTGCAATGTCAAAATGGATATTACTTTTTTTTAATATTCTTTCTAGCAAAATGTCATAATTGAAAGTTACAATATGAATTTTATCTACATCAGTAGAATTATATAATTCATTTAAATATTTAAACCATGGCCAATCTGAAAAATCCAATTTGTTAATATCTATTTGTTTATCATAGTAAACGAACAAAGCTTGCAAATAGGTTACTAATTCTTTATATGCTTTGATATAAATATTTGCAGGTTTTGTGTTGTTTTTAT
It contains:
- a CDS encoding DUF3037 domain-containing protein; this encodes MQDSHLYEYAVIRVVPRVEREEFLNIGIILFCKKAKFIKVLSHIDDAKIETLSNDFDIEQLHCNVTALKKIAAGEKDGGPIGEMDIPSRFRWLTAIRSSAIQTSRPHSGLCQDLEKTIQRLFEELVL
- a CDS encoding helix-turn-helix transcriptional regulator, whose protein sequence is MSTAIKPKHIGRNISRIRELKDMKQEALAYALGISQQTISAIENSETVEEQRLIEIAKALEVSVEAIKNFSDEGVVNYFNSFHDNIVTTGSIFATNCTFNPLDKVVELYERLVQAEKDKVEYLEKLLNGK
- a CDS encoding HipA family kinase, yielding MKNFDLRTVNVTRYITPLREGGSLPALAEADDDFKYVLKFKGAGHGVKALIAELVGGQIAKALKLQLPELVFANLDEAFGRTEADEEIQDLLQGSQGLNLALHFLSGAITFDPVVTTVDAKLASQIVWLDAYITNVDRTFKNTNMLIWHKELWLIDHGACLYFHHSWNNWEQHAKSPFALIKDHVLLPQASLLKEVDAEFKTLLTPEILKEIVNTIPLEWLQWEDTDETPETLRSVYLQFLQTRLNNSEIFVNQAQNAR
- a CDS encoding DUF262 domain-containing protein, translated to MKILNRNSTTINIATFWENFQLNKYNFDPSYQRKSDVWSESKKSFLIDTILKNFPIPPIFLHQHIDETSGKTMYDVIDGKQRLTSILDFIANKINTPEDFHSDGFGSEDLSNINFKDLDKPELTDWKKVFWRYDITVEYIDTDVSDIVNNIFDRLNRNGEPLTKQELRNAKFNDSNFLKLVKILAGNETLKPILDKLQRNRLEDEEFIIELLLTSIEDEIKIGDKPEIIDEKISQYSKSDSTQITSFEKKFMESVEILSRLNLDYKKLKVEGVSHIYALWGLTVELLKENKIEDIDYENLKTKVEKFYTEYLLKSQDPNIKIYKSSMSAGTKSFYNRNRRIKSLVEYCKS
- a CDS encoding SIR2 family protein, coding for MGKKNYFILLGNGFTIDLINHLKNKIDSGINVSNLFSNGELVNWPGNDKPGFLSYRYCPNLWTLGARPNMSNEDAINLIEDIITCANILHKNNTKPANIYIKAYKELVTYLQALFVYYDKQIDINKLDFSDWPWFKYLNELYNSTDVDKIHIVTFNYDILLERILKKSNIHFDIAKLDDQSKKIKIYKPHGSISFSHRVKKQKEAFAIRYDSDSNDGEISEFKIEYNNIDALNSVNAIIPPAGDSSRLDFKWAKEIRDNAKEVAKSLNKNDELIICGLSYWHVDRLEIDSILTSINPEIDEVKVINPYTPKVFNAIITTLFDKVIFYNNSKPLI
- a CDS encoding GNAT family N-acetyltransferase; amino-acid sequence: MISKVTLQDIPALTTLINSAYRGETSKKGWTTEAHLLEGKRTTEEELTQIISDPKNTFLKYTENDRIIGSVLLVEKEDQLYLGMLTVSPELQNAGIGKKLLAEGENHAKTLGLSTISMTVVSVRAELIAWYKRHGYVETGEKEAFPSSDIHINISNTPLEFIFLEKKI
- a CDS encoding HutD family protein, which codes for MNIQLFPKKNSKASIWSGGLTYEYMIYPKTANYTDRDFVFRISSATIEKVPSEFTKFKGYSRYLVMLDNCLDIEVNKEKRIYEKYEIMEFNSDDEVTSFTKGIDFNWMVSKKISHHKLKLTNNDQNYNAQIIFLFSLDTTVIKINEKPYNLKPHDLLVIENQKKENITLHFSNECLSGILDF
- the gcvT gene encoding glycine cleavage system aminomethyltransferase GcvT produces the protein MKNTALTHIHESLGAKMLPFAGYNMPITYEGVNAEHETVRNSLGVFDVSHMGEFLLTGPNALALIQKVTSNDASTLTIGRAQYSCLPNNDGGIVDDLIVYKMKDEQYLLVVNASNIEKDWNWISSHNDLGVDMKNLSDDYSLLAIQGPKAVEAMQPLSSIDLAAIPYYHFEVADFAGIEHVIISATGYTGSGGFEIYCKNSEVEQVWNKVFEAGAAFGIKPIGLAARDTLRLEMGFCLYGNDINDTTSPLEAGLGWITKFTKDFTNSESLKKQKEAGVTKKLVAFEMQERAVPRHDYEIVDASGAVIGVVTSGTMSPSMNKGIGLGYVTVNNSAIDSDIFIRIRKNDVPAKVVKLPFYKK
- a CDS encoding NAD(P)H-hydrate dehydratase, with translation MKDPFLITKQDILKFYKPINPHTHKGLQGHAVIIAGSYGKIGAAVLASKSCLKSGCGLVTTFTPKYGYQILQTSIPEVMVITDENTNFITNIQLSIQPQAIGIGPGIGQELGTQKALFEFLRINKIPLVLDADALNILSENQSWLELVPENTILTPHPKELERLIGKWNSESEKFQKTIAFSEKYKVIIVMKGAPTYIINKAEIYENTTGNAALATAGSGDVLTGILTSLLAQGYEPKYTAKLGVFLHGLTADIALPQTGYQSFIASDIIENLGKAFLELENGIIR